In Odocoileus virginianus isolate 20LAN1187 ecotype Illinois chromosome 5, Ovbor_1.2, whole genome shotgun sequence, a single window of DNA contains:
- the TMEM61 gene encoding transmembrane protein 61 isoform X1, producing MTAPKRKCLELETGGSCPIDRFTGREPKTCDRARVASTLRYCMMVSGTVVLVAGTLCFAWWSEGDAGPPPSQLAPPTGCPEPVAPGALLRSVSFFCCGAGALLLLFGLLWSVKASTQKLPRWNPYHLSRDLYYLTVESSEKESCRSDAAAGNGGHRTPKVVTIPTYEEAVHCPLAGGLSTPPASPVEEDLERGASGDALPGAQPPLPPPSYESLIFAAGGISGEAAPGAACSLAGPVQITEGGSSSLLAGLEAGDQ from the exons GCCTTGAGCTGGAGACAGGAGGTTCTTGCCCCATTGACAGATTCACAGGAAGAGAACCAAAG ACTTGTGACAGGGCCCGCGTGGCCTCCACCCTACGCTACTGCATGATGGTCAGCGGCACGGTGGTCCTGGTGGCTGGGACCCTCTGCTTCGCCTGGTGGAGTGAAGGAGACGCAGGCCCCCCGCCCAGCCAGTTAGCCCCACCCACTGGATGCCCTGAGCCTGTGGCCCCCGGTGCCCTGCTCAGGTCGGTCAGCTTCTTCTGCTGTGGCGCAGgtgccctgctgctgctgtttggcCTGCTGTGGTCAGTCAAGGCCAGCACCCAGAAGCTGCCTCGATGGAACCCATACCACCTCTCCAGGGACCTGTACTACCTCACTGTGGAGTCCTCAGAGAAGGAGAGCTGCAGGTCAGATGCAGCTGCAGGGAATGGGGGCCACAG GACCCCGAAGGTGGTTACCATCCCCACTTACGAGGAGGCTGTGCACTGCCCACTGGCTGGGGGACTCTCGACACCACCTGCGTCCCCTGTGGAGGAAGACCTGGAGCGTGGTGCCTCGGGGGATGCCCTGCCTGGGGCTCAGCCCCCCTTGCCTCCACCCAGTTATGAGAGCCTCATCTTCGCTGCCGGTGGCATCTCTGGAGAGGCGGCACCTGGGGCTGCATGCTCCCTTGCGGGCCCTGTTCAGATTACGGAGGGTGGAAGTTCAAGTCTTCTAGCAGGCCTGGAAGCTGGAGACCAATGA
- the TMEM61 gene encoding transmembrane protein 61 isoform X3: MTAPKTCDRARVASTLRYCMMVSGTVVLVAGTLCFAWWSEGDAGPPPSQLAPPTGCPEPVAPGALLRSVSFFCCGAGALLLLFGLLWSVKASTQKLPRWNPYHLSRDLYYLTVESSEKESCRSDAAAGNGGHRTPKVVTIPTYEEAVHCPLAGGLSTPPASPVEEDLERGASGDALPGAQPPLPPPSYESLIFAAGGISGEAAPGAACSLAGPVQITEGGSSSLLAGLEAGDQ, from the exons ACTTGTGACAGGGCCCGCGTGGCCTCCACCCTACGCTACTGCATGATGGTCAGCGGCACGGTGGTCCTGGTGGCTGGGACCCTCTGCTTCGCCTGGTGGAGTGAAGGAGACGCAGGCCCCCCGCCCAGCCAGTTAGCCCCACCCACTGGATGCCCTGAGCCTGTGGCCCCCGGTGCCCTGCTCAGGTCGGTCAGCTTCTTCTGCTGTGGCGCAGgtgccctgctgctgctgtttggcCTGCTGTGGTCAGTCAAGGCCAGCACCCAGAAGCTGCCTCGATGGAACCCATACCACCTCTCCAGGGACCTGTACTACCTCACTGTGGAGTCCTCAGAGAAGGAGAGCTGCAGGTCAGATGCAGCTGCAGGGAATGGGGGCCACAG GACCCCGAAGGTGGTTACCATCCCCACTTACGAGGAGGCTGTGCACTGCCCACTGGCTGGGGGACTCTCGACACCACCTGCGTCCCCTGTGGAGGAAGACCTGGAGCGTGGTGCCTCGGGGGATGCCCTGCCTGGGGCTCAGCCCCCCTTGCCTCCACCCAGTTATGAGAGCCTCATCTTCGCTGCCGGTGGCATCTCTGGAGAGGCGGCACCTGGGGCTGCATGCTCCCTTGCGGGCCCTGTTCAGATTACGGAGGGTGGAAGTTCAAGTCTTCTAGCAGGCCTGGAAGCTGGAGACCAATGA
- the TMEM61 gene encoding transmembrane protein 61 isoform X2, which produces MTAPKRKCLELETGGSCPIDRFTGREPKTCDRARVASTLRYCMMVSGTVVLVAGTLCFAWWSEGDAGPPPSQLAPPTGCPEPVAPGALLRSVSFFCCGAGALLLLFGLLWSVKASTQKLPRWNPYHLSRDLYYLTVESSEKESCRTPKVVTIPTYEEAVHCPLAGGLSTPPASPVEEDLERGASGDALPGAQPPLPPPSYESLIFAAGGISGEAAPGAACSLAGPVQITEGGSSSLLAGLEAGDQ; this is translated from the exons GCCTTGAGCTGGAGACAGGAGGTTCTTGCCCCATTGACAGATTCACAGGAAGAGAACCAAAG ACTTGTGACAGGGCCCGCGTGGCCTCCACCCTACGCTACTGCATGATGGTCAGCGGCACGGTGGTCCTGGTGGCTGGGACCCTCTGCTTCGCCTGGTGGAGTGAAGGAGACGCAGGCCCCCCGCCCAGCCAGTTAGCCCCACCCACTGGATGCCCTGAGCCTGTGGCCCCCGGTGCCCTGCTCAGGTCGGTCAGCTTCTTCTGCTGTGGCGCAGgtgccctgctgctgctgtttggcCTGCTGTGGTCAGTCAAGGCCAGCACCCAGAAGCTGCCTCGATGGAACCCATACCACCTCTCCAGGGACCTGTACTACCTCACTGTGGAGTCCTCAGAGAAGGAGAGCTGCAG GACCCCGAAGGTGGTTACCATCCCCACTTACGAGGAGGCTGTGCACTGCCCACTGGCTGGGGGACTCTCGACACCACCTGCGTCCCCTGTGGAGGAAGACCTGGAGCGTGGTGCCTCGGGGGATGCCCTGCCTGGGGCTCAGCCCCCCTTGCCTCCACCCAGTTATGAGAGCCTCATCTTCGCTGCCGGTGGCATCTCTGGAGAGGCGGCACCTGGGGCTGCATGCTCCCTTGCGGGCCCTGTTCAGATTACGGAGGGTGGAAGTTCAAGTCTTCTAGCAGGCCTGGAAGCTGGAGACCAATGA
- the TMEM61 gene encoding transmembrane protein 61 isoform X4, whose translation MTAPKTCDRARVASTLRYCMMVSGTVVLVAGTLCFAWWSEGDAGPPPSQLAPPTGCPEPVAPGALLRSVSFFCCGAGALLLLFGLLWSVKASTQKLPRWNPYHLSRDLYYLTVESSEKESCRTPKVVTIPTYEEAVHCPLAGGLSTPPASPVEEDLERGASGDALPGAQPPLPPPSYESLIFAAGGISGEAAPGAACSLAGPVQITEGGSSSLLAGLEAGDQ comes from the exons ACTTGTGACAGGGCCCGCGTGGCCTCCACCCTACGCTACTGCATGATGGTCAGCGGCACGGTGGTCCTGGTGGCTGGGACCCTCTGCTTCGCCTGGTGGAGTGAAGGAGACGCAGGCCCCCCGCCCAGCCAGTTAGCCCCACCCACTGGATGCCCTGAGCCTGTGGCCCCCGGTGCCCTGCTCAGGTCGGTCAGCTTCTTCTGCTGTGGCGCAGgtgccctgctgctgctgtttggcCTGCTGTGGTCAGTCAAGGCCAGCACCCAGAAGCTGCCTCGATGGAACCCATACCACCTCTCCAGGGACCTGTACTACCTCACTGTGGAGTCCTCAGAGAAGGAGAGCTGCAG GACCCCGAAGGTGGTTACCATCCCCACTTACGAGGAGGCTGTGCACTGCCCACTGGCTGGGGGACTCTCGACACCACCTGCGTCCCCTGTGGAGGAAGACCTGGAGCGTGGTGCCTCGGGGGATGCCCTGCCTGGGGCTCAGCCCCCCTTGCCTCCACCCAGTTATGAGAGCCTCATCTTCGCTGCCGGTGGCATCTCTGGAGAGGCGGCACCTGGGGCTGCATGCTCCCTTGCGGGCCCTGTTCAGATTACGGAGGGTGGAAGTTCAAGTCTTCTAGCAGGCCTGGAAGCTGGAGACCAATGA
- the TMEM61 gene encoding transmembrane protein 61 isoform X5 translates to MTAPKRKCLELETGGSCPIDRFTGREPKTCDRARVASTLRYCMMVSGTVVLVAGTLCFAWWSEGDAGPPPSQLAPPTGCPEPVAPGALLRTPKVVTIPTYEEAVHCPLAGGLSTPPASPVEEDLERGASGDALPGAQPPLPPPSYESLIFAAGGISGEAAPGAACSLAGPVQITEGGSSSLLAGLEAGDQ, encoded by the exons GCCTTGAGCTGGAGACAGGAGGTTCTTGCCCCATTGACAGATTCACAGGAAGAGAACCAAAG ACTTGTGACAGGGCCCGCGTGGCCTCCACCCTACGCTACTGCATGATGGTCAGCGGCACGGTGGTCCTGGTGGCTGGGACCCTCTGCTTCGCCTGGTGGAGTGAAGGAGACGCAGGCCCCCCGCCCAGCCAGTTAGCCCCACCCACTGGATGCCCTGAGCCTGTGGCCCCCGGTGCCCTGCTCAG GACCCCGAAGGTGGTTACCATCCCCACTTACGAGGAGGCTGTGCACTGCCCACTGGCTGGGGGACTCTCGACACCACCTGCGTCCCCTGTGGAGGAAGACCTGGAGCGTGGTGCCTCGGGGGATGCCCTGCCTGGGGCTCAGCCCCCCTTGCCTCCACCCAGTTATGAGAGCCTCATCTTCGCTGCCGGTGGCATCTCTGGAGAGGCGGCACCTGGGGCTGCATGCTCCCTTGCGGGCCCTGTTCAGATTACGGAGGGTGGAAGTTCAAGTCTTCTAGCAGGCCTGGAAGCTGGAGACCAATGA